The following DNA comes from Chitinophaga nivalis.
TGGAATCTTTTGTACCTCCAGTGGACTGGTAGATACCCAGCCGGTGTGCACGGCCCTGGTGTTCAATTTCAATTCTAAAAAACCTTTGCATGCTTTACATATTTACGATAAACAATAAAGCATTGGGTGAGCTGCAGCACAAAACTACATATCGTCCTGGTTAATCATGATAAGATTAACCAGACAATAACAATTACTTACTGATAGACCAAACAGTCCCAACAAAATATGTGCATTTATAATGGATTCTCTGGTAAAAAGTCTCTTGGGGAGCATTCTAGTACCTTCGCTAGTTCATTCAACATACGTATAGTATAATGTTTACCTTGTTTATGGCTTTCATGGGAACCAATATATCCATTGGCTTTATTAACCAAAAAGCTAAGATGAGCCTGCGAATACCCTACTTCTATACGCCTCTCCCGAACCCTTTCTATGATGTATTTATCTATTTCTGCTATTGCCATGCCTTCGTTTTTGAAGGCAATGACCAACACGAATGAAAAATAAAAAACTGCCTATAGGGATTTTTTTATATCATATTTTGTATTTTAGTGCCTCTAACAATAGCAAACATATACACAATGCGTTGATTATTAACATTTTGCGTAAATATGTAGATAAAAGGAGAAATTAATATTACTTTTGCGCTCCTAAAATACTGGTAGCTGCTTCTGTAATCTCACCTGGGAACCTAGGAAATTCAAACAGGGATGGGATGAAAAGGAGGAGGCTCACGTCTAAAGCGTGGGCTCTTCTTTGTATGTCCCACGCCCTCCTAGGGGTCCCAGGCAGCAAAGTTGAGTTCCGCGCTTTTTTATTATGCCGGGACTATCCTCAAATTACCCGGTTTATGAAAAATACCAGCTTTCTACCCGATCATGTGCACAAAAATATTTTTGATAAGCTCCCAGCGATTCCGGAAGCATACACCCCGGATGAGAGAAAGGCACTTGAAATTAATGCACAAAAAATTGCTTCCCGTTACTTTAAAGGTGCTGACGATACTGCCACATGTGCTGTTGTCATAACCGATGGTGTGTACAAAATATATGCACATACTGGCGAATGTGCTGCTGGGGCGACATATAAAGGATACAACTATACTTCAAAAAAAGATTAATAACTCCTTTTTCAAGATCGGTCCCCAGTGGCTATTCCTGGCCTGCCGGGCTTTTTATGATTTTATTGGTTCTTTTTTACTAAGGGATTTTAGATATACATCCCCCAGTACCACTCTTGGTAAAGGGGCACTTAATAAAAAAGCCTTGTGTATTCACAAGGCTAAATAAGTTCAGACCAATTTATTTCTACATCAAGATCCTCTCCGTTTTCAATTATTTGATAGTGTTCAGTCCGAGAGAACTCTCCAGTGTATATTTTCCCGTTCACTTTTGCAGCTCCCTTCCATCCTCCACCAGGGAGAATGGTTACAAACTCAATTATTTCAACATCAATATTCAGTATGGTTAGATTTTCCATATTTGATGTTTTTACAAAATTACTCATTTTTGGGGCATAAAAAAGCCACCCCTTAAAAGAGGCGGCGCTGCAACTGTCACTCATCGAAGATTGAATTTACTTCACTCTTCGATAATGTAGCTGTTCATTTTATTCAGGGAATAATGTAACTGCTTGTGTATAGATGGACAGAAATGGTTTTACTTCCATTGTGTAATTGGGCTGGTAACCGGAATTACCAGTAACCCACTCTCTTTTATAGGCGATACAAAGATCAGTGGGCGTACGTACATCCATCTCCGTGATGTGACTGGTATGGCCGCCTACATATAGCCCCCGGCGCTGACTATTTCGGAGTGTGAAGCGTAGACTGTCCTGCCAACTGTTAAATCCAACAAACCGACGAAGCTTGCCGGTACCGTTCTCCTTTTTTTCTGATGTGGCTACAATCAGGTCATCGTATACGGCTGGCCACCTGGCACCATCTGCCTGGATACCGGCGTAATTGTTATTTACCCCTGATTTCCCATTGCCCGATTCTATACGAAAAAAACAATAGGCCGCACGTTTAACGGCAACAGGGAAGTCTACTGCTTTAAGAAATGAGACCACGGCGCCCATTTCAACGGCTGTTTTCATATATGGTACTACTGGCAATTCTGGATATGCATTTTTCATCGTTTAAGCTTTAGAATTAACCATAGGAGAAATGCTATCACCACCACTCCCTGAATAATGAATAATTTTGTAATTAACTTCTGTTGTTCTTCAATGCGCTGCTTTTGCCCAGCGTTAATAGCTTGCAGTTGCCGGATTTGCTCCAGCTCCGCTTTGCTGACTACTTGGTATGGCACTGGCACACTGTCCGGGCGTGGCGGCCGGTAACTTCGTCGCAAACTGTCCAATGCGGTTGTCAACCGGACTACCTGCCAGTTATAGCTGGCAACCAAGTCGGCGCATCGCCGGCTAATGCTATCCTCCGCGTATTTATGAGCCTTAGCAAATTCTGTTTGCAGGCTATCGCCATATTGTTTCAAGCTATCCAGGGTGCCAGTATAATCCACATTGTGCGCCCGTATGAATACCGGTATCTTGCCAGCACTATCCGGTAAACACGGGAAATACTGGGCGGAGAGATCCGCGAAATCATTGGGATTCCGCGCGAACATATCCCGCGCTCCCCGCAGGCTGATACACCCGGAGAACATCAGCAATACCATCGAAAAAAGAAAAAGGTATAGAGCATACCAGCCTATGGCATCACCAATACTCATACTCGTATTTAGGATCTTCTTCATTTTTTATCCTGTTTGCTTTGCAGAAGTATCAGGATTTCCCCCTGCGATTTTATAATTTCATCCTGCTTTCTATTCACCTCCTTCATGTCCAACCTGTAATCAGCAACAAATCCTATTTTCCAAACCTCCAGTGCTCCTACACGAGATTCGGTGCGAGCGACCATCGCGCCGGTATTGAAAATGAGGGTGCCAACAGCTATAATAAAAGCTGCCGCTGCTGCAAGTAGTTGCCACACTTTAACCTGTGCGTTCATCTCTTTCGAATTTGGGTTAATAAAACTTTACCGGCGGCCAGAAGGACAATAGCTGCCTGGATAATAACTACCACATCAGAACCGCGCCGGAAGAGCATGTAGTGCGGGATATCAATAACCTGGTTAACCAGTAGTGATGACAGTAGAAGCATTACATCCTTGTCCTTTTTCAGGTTACTACCCATATACAGCCAGCAGGCGAAGAACACCATGGCATACGACAGGTACCCGAAAACATGATAGAAATACCATTGTGCACTATCCCATAATTCCGGTGAAGCAAACCAACGGATGATCACCTCATCCCCAGCCCATAGCCTATGAAGACAGGTAATGGGCCAGGATAAGGCGAGTAATATCAGTATTACGCCCTTCCTATTCATTTTTTCCCGGAGGCGGATTTTTAACTGGTGGTGGCACCGTACCGCCAGGGCCATCAAAAGCCTGCGGATCTTTTTTGGGCAGTAAGCTCACACCAAATGCACCAGCCAAGGCTGTAATGACAGATGTAATAACAGACTCGTATGGCAGTAACCAGGGAAACAATCCATTCGAAAGGAGTATTTGCAACACTCCCAATGATCCGGCCAACACTCCAATAATCCACTGCAACCTCTTGAAGAAAACCGGGCTCTCAGTCCGGAGTCTTTCGATTAATTCTTTCATACCTCTTTATTTTTCAGTTATAAAAACTCGCGCGGGATGATTGGCAACCGGATTGTACTCCGGCAACAGCCCAAGTAGGCTGGCTATTTGCTCCACCTTGATGGTAAACCCGGTAACCGTTGAATCAACAATACGCCATGATTGCAGGCCGGATGTGGTGATAACCTGCGGTTTAATGCATGGCACCTGGCTGTAGGCAACTGGATAGATAACGGTATACTCACCATTGACATCTGTGTTACCAGAGTACACCACACCCGGCACTTCTGCGGCTGCCGGCATGCGTTCCCATCTACCTGGCTGCAGCACATCTATATGATTTGGTTTGATTACTGTATATCCGTCATCAACCAGCATAGAAGATGCGACAAAAACGTAAGGGCAAATTGGTTCGTCATATGCAACTGCCCCCTACCTAATACTATAAGGGTAACCCCATTGACTGTCCAATCAGAAGAATCATACAAATCACTCACTACTGGAGCTGAATAAACACCTATAAACATATGTAAAAATTAATTAAAGTACTCTTCAAACCCGGTAGCTGAACTATATGTTGGTGTCCCTACAACATTGTTAGTCCTTATCCTAGCATAATACCCTCTTGGCACGATGCCGGACAATGAAACAGTACTGGCTGTTGTAATTGCAATTCCAGTATTAACTCCCTCTCGCCCGCTGCTGATACTTGTCCACCCGGTGCTGCCATCTGGGGATATCTCCAAGAAAACCTGCCCAATACTACCCAGGGAGATGATAGCATTTGCAGTAATTTCTATATTATAGAATACCCGGGTGAGGCGTTGTGTAGATGGCTGCCAGGGTGTATTCACCGCTTGTGTGGTAACATTGAATGTTGATGGTGGTGCATACCATTGCTTAATACTCCAGTTGGCACCATCTGAATATATACCATATCCATAATTATTACCCGGCAACGATAATACCCCAGATGCACTGCCATCAATTGTTTGCCCAGCTGTTGTATTGAATGTTACCGTGTTTGCGTTATTTGTCGTCTTTTTTACAACATAAGCACGACCAGCAATACCTACCGCAGTAGGCAATGTGATAACAACATTTGATGTATTATTTACATTGACGAAATAGTCCGTGCCATCCAGTGTCCTATTAGCATTAGTAGTGCGAATTGGGAACGCCACACTTCCCTGCACATGTAATGTAGAATTTGGTGTTCCGGCGCCTATCCCAACATTCCCCAAGGATGTTACTATCATCCGTTGACTCATAATGGCATCACCACTCCCTTTTGTCCAAAAGGATAAATTACCCGAAGAAGCGACATTATCTGTAAAGTTGGACTCAGCGCGTGATATAATACGGGCCATTTGTATTCCGAAAGATGGGCGGCCAGCCAAAACAGATGCGCCTAAATTAACACCTGCAAAGCCAATGGAGCCAAGCAAAAGGCCATTTCGCACGTATCCATATTGATTAGTAGTATCAGTAAAAGATACAACGTTGTTATTGCTTCTTGTAAAAATGAAGCCACCAAGACTATCCAATGCAGCGTCATTATTGTTATTGTACTGTACAATTCTAGCTAATTGTGCATCAATTGCATTGGAGGAAATAAACAACTTCGGATGAGCAGAAGTTGTCATTAACAATGGGTATCCTAATTTCAAGGCACCAATATATCCAATACCGGAAATACGGAAGTCTTTCGCCTCCTCCACCGCGGTTTGGTTTAATATACCCGTGTTTGTTACCGTCCAGGACACATTGTTTGCAAGGTTTTGGACACCACCCGTAACTGATATTCCGGCGCCCGCAGCCACGTTCAGTGTACGGGTGCGGAATGCATAGCGGGCATCCGCTGCGGCCAGGGTGGGCTTATTCAAAAGCGAGTCGGTTAACCCGGTGATGTTCGCGATAGGAATACCAGTTATCTTCACAGGCACGTTACCGGCCAACCGGCGTAGGAATAATGTATCATTGCGTAGGAATGCACTGTCCACCCGACGCGACAAACTATCAACCAAACCGGTTGGCACAGCCAAGTAGGTACCATTGGTGTATCTGTATTGTAGTACTGCTGTATTAGGTATATATACGGCGGAATCAATAGCAGCACTTATACCAATAGTTAACTTTTTCCAATACTTACCATTGTATCCATAGTATGAGCTATCTTGTATCCTATATAACATTGCGCCAGGAGCCAAAAGTGAAGGCCTAATATTTATGGTATCACCCCTTGGCATTAACAACAACGAGTCGATCCTCAGAGCTGTCTTAAATTCGTACAATCTACCATAAAACACCTGTGAAGGCGGCTCGCTTTGACCAAATGTCACAACGTGTATAAATAACAATACTAATATTAATAACCTCTTCATTGTGCATATATTCTTATCCTCTGTTGGCTGATCAGTGGAGGGAAAAAGGTAATTGTACCTGGCCCAGAAACTATTATGAAGTTTGCTCCAAACCGGTACTGATATATTCCTTCACGAAATACTTTTACATTTTTACCTGACAATACAGAGTTGTAATAATTAGTCTCACCATCAGATGGTTGACCAATGTCACCAACAGTAAACTCAATAATAATTGCCATAAAATAAAAGGCGGCGTTTAAGCCGCCGATTTTGTTTAGTTAATGGCAAAACATTCAAAAATTGTCAATGGAGTGTCGAATGGACATGGATTATCCTGACTTCGCCATTTTGCAGAACCATTCCATTCAACATTATCTTCCAAGTTTTCTGTAACAGGCGCACGGGTGTCTATCGTTGCTGTTTTATCAGCTATGTGTGTCTGTGTGCCAGTTCTATAAATGGCATAGAATTTCTTTCGTTTCAAAGTATTGTAAAAATTACAATTCTCCTTATAAGATGGATCTCTCCAGTTCAAAGTAAAGTCTCTTCCCAATATTGTCTCTACATCATCCCCATAACCAGGTCCGGTTATGGGGTCTGGAGCATCAAGGGACCCAACTACTTTTGGGATAATTACAATGTCCCCACTAAGTATGCCTGACTGCCAAACTGGAATGGAAGTAGGATTAGCCAATAATGTAGTATAGAAGGAGGTTGAAACAAATGCAACAGATCGTACTCGACCTTTCTCATAATCCTCGCAAGGGTCACACTGATAATCTGGTAATTCATCAGTATTACAACCCGGATAATAAACTGGCATTGCAAAAAATTTATAGAGTTTCTTCGCAGTGGCAAAGACTTGTGCAGCCTTTCTGATAACGTAACTCCACCCTGTATCGGATAGAGAATAGAATATGTTCTGGTTTGAGGAAATAATCTAATCCAACAAATTCGTTTGAAAAAACGGATCTACTGTTGATATTTGAAGAGATAGGTGAAATATTGATATACTGTATCCCTGGTATTTTAAAACTACTAAGGATGTTTGATGAAACAGCCATTTCCAAAGCATCTGGTTGAACCTTAACCTTCTTTCTATTTGCCATTATCACCAAATCAATATCGTACAAATGCTGAATTGTAGAATTGTCATCACCATATCCATCTTTCTTTATTTGGGTATATGATGTACCTACAATACGGTGATAAATACCCATTTCATTAATATCATCGAAGGTAGTTAATTGAGCTTGGCCAAATAAATCAATATCTGCTGGCAAGTACAAATACCGGCTCCCTTCCTTTTGGGCAATTTGATAAACAATACCCCAATATTTAGCAGTTGGGAAAGAAGTTAACTTTTCCCTTAATGCCTTATTTATTCCTTTAACAATTTCACTCAAATAACCCATTTATATAATCTTGTATTGCTTGTTCTGCCATAAGCAATTCATCATCACTTAAATTATAGGTATTGGGAAATCTATTTTCCATCCAACCTGCCTTATCAAAATTATGCGGATTATTGAATCCTAGACCAAATTGATCATTCTCGGATACAGGAACAAAGTCCTGTTCCATTTGCCTGGTGAGAGATAATATTATCTTCCTATCATTACCCCTATTTTCTTTTTCTCTAATTCTCAAATAAGAATTTTTATATTCTCCGATAGGAGAACCATCCGCTTTCTGACCACGTTTATGGATACGTTGCCGGACTTCTCCCACAAGCCCAAATACAACCCCTCTCATATACTGATCTTTATCGACAATTAAAGAATTTAGTTTTTCTTGTATACTAATAGATGTGTCCATCACATTAGACTTTCACGGTAATGTATAGGTCCATTTTCTTGCATACAGTCCGTTTCTTTGACAATGCAGTCAGATTTTTCGACATCTATACCTTGCACAGCCAAAGGAAGTTCATTTTGGAATTTGGATATGTAATAATCCTTTAATTCCTTAGCCTCGTCTAAGTCAATAGTAGTATATCTGTTAATACGATTGCTGTAAATTCTCTCAATCATCAGTTCATGGCCAAGGAGATACATTAAACAAGTAGATAAAAGATCTCTGTTCTCACATGCAAGGCACTCAACAGTATCCCACTGGTTGATCTGATAGCACTTATTTAATTGAGCCATAAAATATGTCCTGAAACTCAATATACCTCTCTTCTGAATTTCATTCCATACTCCCAAAAAGGTCTTTTGCTCTGCATCAGCAATGTTATCCATCATTTCAAGACTGATACCAGGTAGTGAATTAATATATAATCCACTACCTGGCTCTGCTGAACCACATCCCATAAGGCCAATATAACCTGTTAGGCATTGCAATATAGATGGGCTTTCAGTCATTAGCTATTTGTTACAGTGTAGCGTAATGTTCCGTTATTACCGGTTAATCTGTCAGTGCCGCAATCAGATGCGTATGCTGTTTCGTTTTGGTAAGAATCACTTGGGATATTAAACAGACCAAACTTCTTAGATAGAATAAGTGCATACCCTCGCTCAATAGGAATCGTGCCGTCACACTCTGATTCGATTTCTTGTGGACAATCAAAATATTTCAACTGAGCGTCGAATACCAGTGCGTCATACCCGCCATTACATGCAGGACATTCGATAGGTAAAGGAAGAGTAAAGAATCTGGAAACACCCTTATCTCCAGCCCGGAAACCGGTGAACCTGGTAATATCAATGAGGCCAACACTGCCTTCACTGAACACTCCAACTTGATTAGGACCCCACGCTCCTTTTGCGTATAAATCATGATACCAGTTAAAACCAGTGAATTTGCTCATATCAATACCGGCAGCACTGCAACATGAAACTAGCTGTTGAATGGCGAAATTATTCATGATACCACTTCCTACGATATTAATCTTACCACAGAACTCATTTTCCTGAGCATCTGCTAGTATCTTGGTTATTCCGCTTTGCAGGTCATATTGTGTGGCATCTTTTGGTATATTTACTGATTGAGCCGAATTTGAACCTGTAACGACATTAATGCCAAACTTAGGGGCCTGCAAGGTTAATAAATCCTGATTAATTGCCCCGATAAGGCCATTAGCAGTATTCATTATGTCCTTTAAAAATTCATTCATCAGTGGTGTAGATGGCTGACCAACCATAACTGTGCGAGATGCATCTGCACAATATTTAGCCATATCCGCATCATCAATGAAAAAAGCAGCTTTCCTAAAATTGGTAGTAGCTAAAGCACCCTCAAGCCAACGTGGTATGTAATTTATGTCACAATTATCATCGGTACTGGTCTGTGATGGTAGGATACGTTTTTTGTACTTAAACCTAACATCTCTTTCATGCCCATTGCCGTCGCCAAGATCAAGCAATTCTATAGCTGGCCTATTTTCCAGAAGCATTTGCAGGAAGCCCGCAGCAGTAACTTTATAAGATGGTGTATTACATTGAGTAATATCGCTCAACTGAGCGAGGATGGAGGGGCAAAATCCGTTTGCCATTGATATAAAATTAAGAAGTTACAAAACCCCTCAACCCGCTGATGCTATATCTGCCTGGGCAGCGGCAAGAGCTGCTGCGAATGATGAACTAACCGGGCGATTTGCTCCATTGGGGGGAGTTGCATTTGTTGGCCCGGTCGGTGGTGCCGGCTTTGTCACCGCAATTAATTTATTTTTTGAGAGCACCGAATCTCGAAACTCTTCAAAACTTACCGACTTATTATCGGCGTAAAAGTCTAACGCTTCATCGGAAGCCTGAACAAGTTTTAGCGCGCCATCTTTTTTGATAACCTTGGCGCCTTGGTTAGTTAATTCCTTCGTTATATATTTTTCGGCCATCTCAGCCATAACAGCTCTATCAAATTGATCTGTCAAAAGGTTCGCTGAATTGATAGAAGACATCAACATGAAATTTGTAATTTCATCATCCGATTCCCTTTTTATTTGTTTTATCTTCTTGTCCATCTCAGATTGCAAAGTGGCCTTTTCCTTATTCAATGCGTTTATTTGTTCTTGTAAAATAGCTCGGTCCCCTTTATTCGCATCTGTTTTCTTTGCTTCTAGCTCTTTAATTTTCTTAACCAAAGTTGGGATACGTTCATATGAACTGGCTATACCATTTATCTCCTTCATGGAGTCTTCATCGAACTGATACTCCTCCATGAGACGAACTAAATTTTTATCAACACCATCAAGCGCCTGCTTGAAGAAATAGTTTTTAAACAATAAACTATTCTTTACAGCATCATCTGTATAAAGTTTAGTATCAATGAGTTTATACAACTCATCCGGTATATCAAAATTAGCACTGAGTAAATCCGCATATTGCGGCAAGCTAGTATCTACACCAACTTTTTTTGCGAGGTCGCTTAAAAGTGTACCTATTTTAACAGACATAATTTCTATTTAATTTTCACTTACCGCAGCAAGGCCTACGGGGTTTTGGTTTTGGTTTTTGAATCGGTTTACCCATATTATTATTGTTTAGGCTTGGGACCCGGCTTCCCCTTTTCTCTTTCAGCAGTTAATTCAGAAATTTTTTCATTCAAACTGTCGTTCTGCTTTTGTAGTCTGTTTAAAAACTCAAAAATTGCAGAATTATCTTGAGTTATTGCGGAAGTATGATTTGATGCCATGCTAGTTCCCACATCTGAATGCTGCATATGAGAAACTTCATCATCTGATGCAGGCAATACAGTAACTATTTCAGAAAGTGCAGACTTACTCCTGGAGACAAGAGTGTTTTGCTTTGTCCAAAACGAACGATTACGCTGGTTGTCTGGAATAAATGTTGTATTCCCATTTTGAATTACTTTCAAGTATTTTTCTGGCATTATATCACTTCGCTTAATTCAAAACAAAAATAGATAAAATCTATACAATATGTCATTTAAATAAATTAAAGTTATATATTTACTATATACTTTAAATATTGGATCATGAGCAAAAAAAGAGCAATATTACTGCCCAATGTGCCAGATGATATTTATGATATTATCAAAGAGGAACAGAAAAAGCGTGAAATTGAATGTGATTGCAAAAAATCAATGGAGAAAATTGTATATTCCATAATCCGAAAACACAAAAATGTCAATGTCAACACAAAAGATTAATGCAGATAAACCAATAGGTAAATCTTATGGCAGCATACCACATCTTCCGGGATCCCGTGTTGGCCAAATGGATTACCACATTAGTGAAGGACAAGCCCAGATTGCGACCTTGAAGGTTAGAGATAAATATGATCTGATTATTGTTCAGGAAAAACTGGATGGATCAAATGTGGCAGTAGCAAAAGTGAATGGACAAATTATTGCGATAACTAGATCTGGATACCTTGCCACCACCTCTAAATATATACAACATCATTTATTTGACACATGGGTAAATCAAAATAAAAATAGATTTTTTGAGTTATTAAATGAAGGAGAAAGGATATGTGGAGAGTGGCTGGCTCAAGCTCATGGCACTATCTATGAATTAAAACACGAACCGTTTGTTGGATTTGATTTAAGAACCGGTAAGGAACGAGTGGTATTTGAAGAGCTGTCTATTAGAACTAAAAAATTAGACATAACCCTACCTCATGTTCTTTCCTATGGCCCTACGAGCATACAATCTGTCTTAGAACTACAGGGAGCTACAGGTCGTACATTCTTCAATGCCCATGGATCAATAGATGGTATTGAGGGAGCTGTATGGCGTGTTGAGAGAAAGGGCAAGGTGGACTTTCTGACTAAATTTGTTCGACATGATAAGGAAGACGGGAAGTACCTTCCAGAAAAAAACGGATCCGGAGAGCCTATCTTTAATACCTGGAATGGATCCCCTGTAAATTTATTAATCAAATGATAAATAAATGACCAATAAATATCAATTGGCATAACATAAGAAAAAAGCAATATTTATGACAATGGGATATGGGTGTGCCTCCTTATTTTTATACATATTTATTCCGTAATTCCTTAGGAACAAAAGCGTCTGGAACTGGATAAATACCATGCTGACAATTCCAGCCACCTGCTAGCGTAATAAAGTTAGAGCTATTTGTACCATTTATCATACCTTCTGGCAGTCCTGTTTTTTCATAAACAGCACAGTGCCTCGCCTTATATTCTGGAAAGTCTCCCGCCAACAATGCCGGTATTTCGCTGACATGAAAAAATTCTTTTTCAGTCATCGCCAGGCAAAAGCACCTAGTTGTCTTTATATTGCTTCCTGTATATCTGTACCATTGGAAATTTAGCCCCTGACTGGCTGTTTGACTATAATTCCGAGAATATTGGGATACAGAAGTTATTGTATAAGTTTTGAGATACTTGCTCATAATACCATCTCCAGTATCATCATCAGTAAGATTAACGCGTAAAGTTTCCTGCAATTGTTTGTAACTACCTCCAGTTGTAATACTTTGGGTTAAAATTTTCTTTATGGGTTCAATAACATTTGATTTCAACCCGGACTCAGTAAGTGCGTCCAATGTGCTATTGATAGACTCTTTTTTTACAGCATCCAACATCTTGGTTGGTTTGTATCTTTTATTTAACGCTTTGAAATAATCATTTTGTAATGATGAAATACCATTAAATGCCTTCATGTACTCAGTTACATCCGATTTGTATCCTTCATCCAGTATCAATTTCTGTAGTTTACGAGCAATCATACCAATCAACCTAACATTAGATATATTAGCCTGTATCCTGCCGTTTTTCAAAACAAGGCCTTTTAACAAGCCAGAAATTTCATCAAAAACCTTTTGCTGCAGCAATGGTACCTTACCATTGAACGTTTCAGCTGATTTTTCAACGAGATCATTTATTTGCTTTATTATTTCAGAAGGTGTTGCCATTATGTCAATTGTGCTATTTTATCTATTTGTTGTTCGGAATTTTCAACCTGTGGCGTACCGAGCTGTTTACGAGCCTCCGCCTCGGATATTCCAAATCTATCAGCAATCAAAGCAACTGCCGCCTCTAAATCGTACAATCCTGATGCAACTGCTTTAGCTATTTCAATCATACCAGTTAGACCACCCACTGTATATTTAAGATCTCCAGCTGTTGCTCCATCCGCCCCACCGGTCATAAGACTCTTATTAATATCCTCTTTGGCACTATTTGATACGATGACTTCCTTCGCATATTTATTAATGATGCTTTTTTTAGATTTTATATCCATAGATTGGAACGACTTATTCTCATGCATAGCTCGACGAACAAATTGCTGTATATTTGAACTAATAACATAATCCTCGAGTGTTATACCATTATTGCTCAATCTGGACATTTTATCATCCTCTGTGGCATTAGGAAAGGGATCTAACAGAAATACATTTAATAGTTCGTCTTTAACAGCAGTGTTAGTATAAAACTTCTTATTTGCATAATCAATCTGCATCTGGTTAAGAATAACCGGATTGATCCCTGATTTAATAACCTGGGTTATTTCTGCCAGAAGGAAGGAAGATGAAAGCAAATCGAATCTTTCTGGTACCGCTATTCCTGGCAACATCTTTTTTCTCAAGAAATTGTTCGGAATAGAGTCCATATATCGATAGTCATTTATTATCATATAGTTCCAGTCCATGTTTGCCACTAAATCCTCTGCTACGGAGTTTACGAAATTATTCAACTCATCTTTATCTACCTCTTTGGCTATACCACTTTGCCCCAATGGTGTTTCCGCAAGAAATTCCATATTAATAGCAGAAAGTGCTTCTCTAATTTGATCTTTAA
Coding sequences within:
- a CDS encoding glucosaminidase domain-containing protein; amino-acid sequence: MKNAYPELPVVPYMKTAVEMGAVVSFLKAVDFPVAVKRAAYCFFRIESGNGKSGVNNNYAGIQADGARWPAVYDDLIVATSEKKENGTGKLRRFVGFNSWQDSLRFTLRNSQRRGLYVGGHTSHITEMDVRTPTDLCIAYKREWVTGNSGYQPNYTMEVKPFLSIYTQAVTLFPE
- a CDS encoding RNA ligase family protein; its protein translation is MSTQKINADKPIGKSYGSIPHLPGSRVGQMDYHISEGQAQIATLKVRDKYDLIIVQEKLDGSNVAVAKVNGQIIAITRSGYLATTSKYIQHHLFDTWVNQNKNRFFELLNEGERICGEWLAQAHGTIYELKHEPFVGFDLRTGKERVVFEELSIRTKKLDITLPHVLSYGPTSIQSVLELQGATGRTFFNAHGSIDGIEGAVWRVERKGKVDFLTKFVRHDKEDGKYLPEKNGSGEPIFNTWNGSPVNLLIK